In Electrophorus electricus isolate fEleEle1 chromosome 6, fEleEle1.pri, whole genome shotgun sequence, a single genomic region encodes these proteins:
- the anapc13 gene encoding anaphase-promoting complex subunit 13 → MDSEVQRDGRVLDLTDDAWREDRLPYEDVTIPLSELPEAEQDNGGSTESVKEQEMKWSDLALQSLHENTPSTAT, encoded by the exons ATGGACAGTGAAGTTCAGAGAGATGGCAGAGTTCTCGACCTCACCGATGATGCCTGGAGAGAAGATCGGCTGCCTTACGAAGATGTTACAATTCCTCTG AGTGAACTTCCAGAAGCAGAGCAGGATAATGGCGGATCAACTGAGTCAGTCAAAGAGCAAGAAATGAAGTGGTCTGACTTGGCCCTCCAGAGTTTACATGAAAATACACCGAGTACTGCGACGTAG
- the sc5d gene encoding lathosterol oxidase, with protein sequence MDLVLNVSDYYVFTPYVYPSSWPEDEPLRQIIGLLVVTNFSAALLYLGLAALSYYFIFDHNLMKHPQFLENQVQREMKYAMTSLPWISIPTVALFFAEVRGYSKLYDNVSESPLGWPGLVFSMLSFLFFTDMCIYWIHRFLHHKLIYKRFHKPHHIWKIPTPFASHAFHPVDGFLQGLPYHIYPFLFPLHKILYLVLYVFVNIWTISIHDGDYRVPGLLEQIINGAAHHTDHHLFFDFNYGQYFTLWDRIGGSYRHPAALMGKSPHEHIKKLRGDGSSKGTTNHSNGVAAHCKNK encoded by the exons ATGGACCTTGTACTGAATGTTTCAGACTATTACGTCTTTACTCCGTATGTGTACCCGTCCAGTTGGCCTGAAGATGAGCCTCTGCGACAGATCATTGGATTGCTGGTGGTTACCAACTTCAGTGCTGCACTTTTGTATCTTGGCCTGGCTGCTCTAAGCTACTATTTCATTTTTGACCACAATCTTATGAAACACCCTCAGTTTTTGGAG AACCAGGTGCAGCGAGAAATGAAATATGCAATGACTTCCTTACCATGGATCAGTATTCCCACGGTTGCACTATTCTTTGCTGAGGTCAGAGGCTACAGCAAACTCTATGACAATGTCAGTGAATCTCCACTGG GTTGGCCAGGCCTGGTCTTCAGTATGTTatctttcctctttttcacCGATATGTGTATCTACTGGATTCACAGGTTCCTTCATCACAAACTAATCTACAAG CGTTTCCACAAGCCTCACCATATTTGGAAGATCCCAACTCCCTTCGCCAGCCATGCTTTCCACCCAGTAGATGGCTTCCTTCAGGGACTGCCCTACCACATCTATCCTTTCCTCTTCCCCCTGCATAAGATCCTCTACTTGGTCCTCTACGTTTTCGTTAACATATGGACCATCTCCATTCATGACGGGGACTACCGGGTGCCTGGCCTGCTGGAACAAATCATCAATGGCGCTgcacaccacactgaccaccACCTGTTCTTTGACTTTAACTATGGGCAGTACTTCACCCTGTGGGACCGTATCGGAGGCTCGTACCGCCACCCCGCCGCTCTGATGGGGAAGAGCCCACACGAGCACATAAAGAAGTTAAGGGGAGACGGCTCCTCAAAAGGCACCACTAATCATAGTAATGGGGTTGCTGCTCATTGCAAAAACAAGTAG